From SAR324 cluster bacterium, one genomic window encodes:
- a CDS encoding phytanoyl-CoA dioxygenase family protein, whose protein sequence is MRCFDVSSDQIQSFLDDGYLIIESLLDSEEISLLLSAAKQDPMMKKHVFDMTDRQGKTSQITSWNHPNNDIWGMVSRSERVVDTMQKLIMGEVYHYHSKLLRKKAREGGAWEWHQDYGYWYSNGCLYPYMASCWIALSPANRANGCLQVIKGSHHVGRLEHGIYSSQHCADPDRVDQLLQRLEHVYCELEPGSAIFFHCNTLHKSDGNISDLDRWNLICCYNAARNNPYCFSHHPQYTPLYKVPDSAIKEIGLKFGDDSESFYKSSEASIFQNQ, encoded by the coding sequence ATGAGATGCTTTGATGTTTCTTCCGACCAAATACAATCATTTCTTGACGATGGTTATTTAATTATTGAATCTCTTTTAGATAGTGAAGAAATTTCTCTTTTATTGTCGGCTGCCAAACAAGACCCGATGATGAAAAAACATGTCTTCGATATGACTGATCGTCAGGGCAAGACTAGCCAAATAACATCTTGGAATCATCCAAACAATGATATTTGGGGAATGGTCAGTCGATCAGAGCGAGTTGTCGATACGATGCAAAAATTGATTATGGGTGAAGTGTATCACTACCATTCGAAACTTCTTCGTAAAAAAGCTAGAGAAGGAGGTGCATGGGAATGGCACCAAGATTACGGCTACTGGTATAGCAATGGTTGTTTATACCCATACATGGCGAGTTGTTGGATAGCACTTAGCCCCGCCAATCGTGCAAACGGGTGTTTGCAAGTTATAAAAGGATCACATCACGTTGGTCGACTTGAACACGGAATTTATTCTTCTCAACACTGTGCTGATCCAGATCGTGTAGACCAATTGCTACAGCGTCTTGAGCATGTTTACTGTGAGTTAGAACCTGGCTCCGCTATATTTTTTCATTGCAATACCCTTCACAAATCTGACGGTAATATAAGTGATCTAGACCGATGGAATCTTATTTGTTGCTACAATGCCGCGAGAAACAATCCCTATTGTTTTTCTCATCATCCCCAATATACACCTCTTTATAAAGTCCCAGACTCTGCAATCAAGGAGATAGGATTAAAATTCGGTGATGATTCTGAATCATTTTATAAGTCTTCTGAGGCGAGTATCTTTCAGAACCAATAA